TTCCGTTAGGATAGCGAATCATAACCATCACTCCTTTAGTGTAAATCTATTAAACAAACAAATTCTATTATACCAAATCCTACAAATAAAAATAGATGAAAGAAGATGAAGAGATGTCACTCAATAGTTCGGAACAAGCGCTGTTGACGGCGATTAAAAAAACAACAGACAAGCTGAATATTGATAATATATCAAGAACCCAAGCTTATGCAACTTTTTATCATAGATATCCTGAAGTAAAGTGGGCATTTCTCGCAAGTATGGTATCACGCAACGCAGGGTGGAATATGTGTGATTTGCAAGGAGAAAAAATGAAAAAAGCGTTATCAAAGCAAAGGCGCGATTTATTATTTTTAACGTATGAAAGAGCAAATTGGCTTATTTTTAAAGACGCCTTTCCACAATTACTATTGTATGCTGTTTCGCGTAAAAAACATGTCTCTTACGTTCATTTACTTCCCTATTTAAATGTTTCATCTTTTATCGAGGAGAAGTGGAGACAATTTATGCAGAGACCTTGTGAACTGCAGCTTATTCATGCGTTAATTGTGAATGAGCAACATGTTATTCAAAAGCCCGTTATTGAACAGCCTTTTTATCAAGATAGAGTGTTTAAAAGTATGCTGTTTTTTTTTCAAGATATATTTCACTTCAGTTCCGTCCTTTTTCCTACTACAAAAGGGGAGCTATACGGCTGTTCTGTTCATGATTTTACAAAAGTAAATAATCGTATTGATTTGGGGAAGAAATTAGCGGCTTTATTATTTCATGAAAAATATTATCCCTTGTTTTATGAATTTTCTTTGAAAACAAAGCATACAGGTTCGAGATACGATTATGAGCAGTATTTTTTAAATGAAACCAGTTGTTGTACACCTGCTCTTAGAAAGGTGTATCCGGCTATTAGACATCACGAAAAGAAGAGAGAAAAGTGGTTTTTAACGAAAAAAGACGAACGAAAGCTCATGAAAAAGCCGCCTTTTCCAAAGAAAGTTCATTTTACAACATGGTATCTTCAAAAACAAAAGCAGCTACATATATTAATGAAAGTAGCGCAAGTATTTAATGTAAATAAAAACGGTCACAAGTGACCGTTTTGTTCTTAAGTAGAAGGCTGGTTAGGACCGTTTAACTTTTTAGGATCACCGTAGGTTTTTGTTTCAGGCTTATTTTTAGGCTGTGATTTTTGCTGTTTGTTGGCCATATCTAGGCACCTCCTATCATGTTTTAATGAACGTTCAGCAGCAGAATGTATCCGCTTAACTGAAATGTCTATACTAGTGTTTTCAATATGGTCTCTTTCGATTCACCATAAATGAAAATGTCGAAAACATCTTTCTTTGACGAATAGAAACTAGTTTTGTCATGTGTGAAGGGACAATGAAAAAAAGGGAGAATACGTTATGCAAAGGAAAATTTGGAGGGATGGCGATGAAACAAAGTATGGTTAAAACAAGCGAAATGATGACTTTATTAGATAGCTTACTAGAGCAAGTAGATTTAGTGGATAAAACGATGTCTACATCTATAAATGAAGCATTTACACATTGTGAAGAAACATATATGGAACAAGTTCATCGCATTGACCAATCACTGCAAGAAATTGAAGTAGCTGTGTATGAAAGCATGCCTTCCGGAACAGAATGGGGTAGAAGCCGAAGAGAAATGGTTCTTCATACAGTATAAAGATTGTTTATGTTACAATAGTCATCGTAGAGGTGACGAATAACGATGAATGAAGATGTGAAAAAAAGTACGGAGAACATGTTTCAATATAATGAAGTAGCTGTAGAACGATTAGCGTCTATTCAACAGGAAGAAAATTATGAAGTGAAATTTTTTGAAGAAGTAAAGCCTTATGGAGATATTTTCTTCAAAGAACTCGATGAATGGGCTAGTCTTGTAACGGAATGGCTGAAGAAGGATCGACCAAAATATATTCATGTTAATCAAGTAGAGACGTTAAAAGAAAATTTACAAAACGTTGTACTACAGTCATTTTATCCCGAGACGCGAGAAAAGCGATTTAAAAAGATGTATCACTCAAACAAGTATGTGCTCGAGTCGATATTGAATAATTAAATCCCGGCCTTCCGTTAAGATCTACAAGGTGGGGATTTTCTATGGAGGCCTAAAGAGGAAACTCTTTAGGCCTTTTATCATTATCAATAAAAAGTTAATCAAAATCTTTTTGAGGTTGGATAGAAACAGCTGGGTGATCTTGTGAAGCGACTGTATCGATATGATAATCAACTTTTTCGGTATGTTTAGAAGCAACGGCGTTATTTGTTTTCGTTACTGCGCTTTGTCCTTGCTTTTTATGATCAAAATGTTTTCCACGACTCATGAGATAGACCTCCTTTATTGAATACTACATTAAAGCTTTTATAGTATAAACAAGTCAAAAAAGAAGTATGTGTTCCCTTTATAGGAAACAAAGAAACCACCGATTTCTCGGTGGTAGTAAAAAAATTAATCATCTTGTGCACTAAAATCGGGCTTAGTAGCTCCAATTTGTTCGAGTTCACGCACAGCGGCTTTGTAATTCATAGGAGTTAAAAAACCTTTTAAATACTGCTGCTGGGCAAAATCGAGTAATTCATTACTTGACTGCGGCTCATATTGTTTCACCGCAATAAAAGCTTCTTGAAGTTCGTTCACATACATGTAAATTCCCTCCTAATCCCCATTTGTGCCACTACGTATAGGTAGTATCACTTGTTCTTATCGTACCATATATTTAAATAATCTCGTTTTTTTGAAAAATTTAAACTTTCGACAGAAACCTACATATTTTCGAATGTGGTTTCCAAAAGTACAAGTAGACGAACGTCACCTCTTATTTCTGCATACATACTATATATTATGTAATATTAAAAAGGAGGTATTGATTTTGCATGTATACAAGTAAGCACTATCCGTATTATGAGCAACATCAACCAGAACGTTTTGATTTAAGTCAGGTACATCCATTTCCACAGTATCATCAGCAGCCATGGACGGAAGCTTATATGCCGCAACATCCGTACGCTCAGCAACAAATGCCTTTTGGTCCTCAGCAAATTCCCTATATGAACGGAATGTACCAGCAGCCCATGTACAATAATGCTGGTGCGCCTTTTAATCCATACCCTAAAGCTCAGCAGCAAAAGCCCCAGCCTTCTCAATTTCAGTCATTAATGTCTCAGTTTAAATCGAGTGATGGCAATTACGATATGAACAAGATGATGAATACTGCGGGGCAGATGATGGGAGCCATGAACCAATTAACATCTCTAGTAAAAGGATTTTCCGGGATTTTCAAAGTGTAAGGACTAGAAGGTGTTTTCTAGTCCCTGCTTATTATTTTTCCTTTTGATTTTTCAAATAGGTTTCTCCAAGAAGTGTAAATACTTCATTGTAAGTTAATCCAGACTGAGCATTTAAACGTTTGACTTCTTCGACATCTGTTGTTGATGAAGTTGAAATTTGATGCTTGTTTTTTTTCATAAAACCTCTCCTTCTTTATGATGTAAAATGAATAACATCCCATCTTAGTATATTTCCAAATGTGCCCCTTCTATAAGTGGAAAAAAACGCCGAAGACACTCATGGTTCTTCGGCGTTTTTTTTGCAATAAAGATGATTGTTTAGGGAAATTAAGAACGACGAGAGCGACGAGTAGAACGACGAGAACGGCGAGTAGAACGACGAGAGCGACGAGTAGAACGACGAG
This sequence is a window from Priestia aryabhattai. Protein-coding genes within it:
- a CDS encoding DUF2515 family protein; its protein translation is MKEDEEMSLNSSEQALLTAIKKTTDKLNIDNISRTQAYATFYHRYPEVKWAFLASMVSRNAGWNMCDLQGEKMKKALSKQRRDLLFLTYERANWLIFKDAFPQLLLYAVSRKKHVSYVHLLPYLNVSSFIEEKWRQFMQRPCELQLIHALIVNEQHVIQKPVIEQPFYQDRVFKSMLFFFQDIFHFSSVLFPTTKGELYGCSVHDFTKVNNRIDLGKKLAALLFHEKYYPLFYEFSLKTKHTGSRYDYEQYFLNETSCCTPALRKVYPAIRHHEKKREKWFLTKKDERKLMKKPPFPKKVHFTTWYLQKQKQLHILMKVAQVFNVNKNGHK
- a CDS encoding YppE family protein, whose product is MNEDVKKSTENMFQYNEVAVERLASIQQEENYEVKFFEEVKPYGDIFFKELDEWASLVTEWLKKDRPKYIHVNQVETLKENLQNVVLQSFYPETREKRFKKMYHSNKYVLESILNN
- a CDS encoding YppF family protein, whose amino-acid sequence is MYVNELQEAFIAVKQYEPQSSNELLDFAQQQYLKGFLTPMNYKAAVRELEQIGATKPDFSAQDD
- a CDS encoding YppG family protein, giving the protein MYTSKHYPYYEQHQPERFDLSQVHPFPQYHQQPWTEAYMPQHPYAQQQMPFGPQQIPYMNGMYQQPMYNNAGAPFNPYPKAQQQKPQPSQFQSLMSQFKSSDGNYDMNKMMNTAGQMMGAMNQLTSLVKGFSGIFKV